The Tamandua tetradactyla isolate mTamTet1 chromosome 5, mTamTet1.pri, whole genome shotgun sequence genome window below encodes:
- the POU3F2 gene encoding POU domain, class 3, transcription factor 2 — translation MATAASNHYSLLTSSASIVHAEPPGGMQQGAGGYREAQSLVQGDYGALQSNGHPLSHAHQWITALSHGGGGGGGGGGGGGGGGGGGGGDGSPWSTSPLGQPDIKPSVVVQQGGRGDELHGPGTLQQQHQQQQQQQQQQQQQQQQQQQQRPPHLVHHAANHHPGPGAWRSAAAAAHLPPSMGASNGGLLYSQPSFTVNGMLGAGGQPAGLHHHGLRDAHDEQHHADHHPHPHSHPHQPPPPPPPPQGPPGHPGAHHDPHSDEDTPTSDDLEQFAKQFKQRRIKLGFTQADVGLALGTLYGNVFSQTTICRFEALQLSFKNMCKLKPLLNKWLEEADSSSGSPTSIDKIAAQGRKRKKRTSIEVSVKGALESHFLKCPKPSAQEITSLADSLQLEKEVVRVWFCNRRQKEKRMTPPGGTLPGAEDVYGGSRDTPPHHGVQTPVQ, via the coding sequence ATGGCGACCGCAGCGTCTAACCACTACAGCCTGCTCACCTCCAGCGCCTCCATCGTGCACGCCGAGCCGCCCGGCGGCATGCAGCAGGGCGCGGGGGGCTACCGCGAGGCGCAGAGCCTGGTTCAGGGCGACTACGGCGCGCTGCAGAGCAACGGGCACCCGCTCAGCCACGCTCACCAGTGGATCACCGCGCTGTCCCACGGCGGTGGCGGCGGGggaggtggcggcggcggcgggggcgggggcggcggcgggggcggcggcgACGGCTCCCCGTGGTCCACCAGCCCTCTGGGCCAGCCGGACATCAAGCCCTCGGTGGTGGTGCAGCAAGGCGGCCGCGGCGACGAGCTACACGGGCCGGGCACCCTGCAGCAGCagcatcagcagcagcagcagcagcaacagcagcagcagcagcagcaacagcaacagCAACAGCAGCGGCCGCCGCATCTGGTGCACCACGCCGCCAACCACCACCCGGGGCCCGGGGCATGGCGGAGCGCGGCGGCAGCAGCTCACCTCCCGCCCTCCATGGGAGCGTCCAACGGCGGTTTGCTCTACTCGCAGCCCAGCTTCACGGTGAACGGCATGCTGGGCGCCGGCGGGCAACCGGCGGGGCTGCACCACCACGGCCTGCGGGACGCGCACGACGAGCAGCACCACGCCGACCACCACCCGCACCCACATTCGCATCCGcaccagccgccgccgccgccgccgcccccgcaGGGCCCGCCGGGCCACCCTGGCGCGCACCACGACCCGCACTCGGACGAGGACACGCCGACCTCGGACGACCTGGAGCAGTTCGCAAAGCAGTTCAAACAGCGGCGGATCAAACTGGGATTTACCCAAGCGGACGTGGGGCTGGCGCTGGGCACCCTGTACGGCAACGTGTTCTCGCAGACCACCATATGCAGGTTTGAGGCCCTGCAGCTGAGCTTCAAGAACATGTGTAAGCTGAAGCCTTTGTTGAACAAGTGGTTGGAGGAGGCGGACTCGTCCTCGGGCAGCCCCACGAGCATAGACAAGATCGCAGCGCAGGGGCGCAAGCGGAAAAAGAGGACCTCCATCGAGGTGAGCGTCAAGGGGGCTCTGGAGAGCCATTTCCTCAAATGCCCCAAGCCCTCGGCCCAGGAGATCACTTCCCTCGCGGACAGCTTACAGCTGGAGAAGGAGGTGGTGAGAGTTTGGTTTTGtaacaggagacagaaagagaaaaggatgaCCCCTCCCGGAGGGACTCTGCCGGGCGCCGAGGATGTGTACGGGGGGAGTAGGGACACGCCACCACACCACGGGGTGCAGACGCCCGTCCAGTGA